CAGACCTACAAAATCCCCCTGAGCTGTTTCCGGATAGGTATCCCAATTCTGAATCTCCCCATAGTTATGAAAACTCGAGAGGCTATTAAACGGGGGAGTTGAGGGTTTTTTTCTATTTCCTGTTGTAACCCAGGATTGTCCAGCATACTCATCCTCCACCCAAACACGTTGATACCCACTCGAAGAATAAGGAGGAGTCCATGTGGGAGTCCCATTAATCTTGTATAGGAGAATATTTCCCATGTGGTTCACTACAATATCCTGGATCACCAGCATATTACTGGCATGCATAGTGGCAACAAAATTACTGTACTCACTCACACTTGAGGCAAAATGGGTATCGATCTTAGTAAAATCCTGTGCCCAGTACCCATGGTATCCCGCATTTCCCCCATCCTCCCAGACGTTCATCACAATGGGGGTAATCCAGATTGCTGTTGCTCCCAGCCCTTTAATGTAACTGATATTATCCTGAATACCTTTGAGATCCCCCCCATGCCACTGATTGTCACCAGAACCAACAGCGACAGAACCGTTGTTTGCTGGATTCCCATCAACAAACCTATCAACCATAATGAAGTAAATAATCTGATCTCTCCAGTCAGGACCTGCATCGGGTCTTGGATCTCCGTCGCTAATCACGACCGTATCCCCACCATCTCCTGAGTTGGTCGCTCCAACACCACATCCTAGCATCCCAATTATCAACCAGAAGCACCCTAACAATTTCCACAATCTCATATATCCTCCTAACAATTTTGAAGTTATACTGTAAACATTACTAATAATTATACGGAAAAAAAGCAAAAAAGGGAAATAAACACACAAAAAAATGTTGGTCTCTTTTTTTATTTTTCAGGATGCTTCGCATACACTCTATCGCCAGATTGTCTCCTCGTATTCCAATTTTCATCTCAAAAGATTTTATATACCATCTCTTAAGAAAATTTTTTTAAAACACAACATTTTTTTTTGTTTCCTTTACACTTATATATACTTTCATCTCAAGGAGTATGATATGAATATTCCCTTCTGGCTGAAGATCCTCTTTGCCTTTTTGCCGTTTCTCTGGCTTTTTACAGGTATCCTGGGTACCCCTCTCAAAACACACACGGTAACCTTTCTTGCTCTGCTGGTAACGACTCTTCTCGCCTTTGTTGGGTGGCAGGCAGATCCTGCTCTTGTAGGTATTTCCTACCTTGAGGGGCTTGTTATGGCTGTCGTCCCTATTATCTGGGTGATCCTGGCGGCAGTTTTCACTTATGAATTAAGCGTAAAAACAAAATCCATCAACAAACTCCAGAATTTTCTTTCCCGTCTTTCTCCAGAACCCGCTATTCAGGCAGTGATCATTGCATTTGGATTTGGAGGTTTTTTGGAAAGTGTGGCTGGTTTTGGGACAGCGGTGGCTATTCCTACCGCCATGCTGGTAGGTATGGGATTTTCTCCTTTGAGAGCTGTTCTTCTCTCCCTTGTGGCGAACTCGGTACCGGTGGCTTTTGGTGCACTGGGAATCCCTGTCATTGTTCTCTCTCGTATCACAGAACTTTCCCTTGCTTCTCTTACCCAGGCCATTGCATGGCAACTTTTTATTTTTTCTCTTTTGATACCAATCGTTCTCGTTCTCATCAGTGAGTGGAAAAAACTCCCTCCTCTCTCTGTGTGGATTCAGGCGTTCTTTTTTGGGGTCATATTTACTTTTATCCAGACAGCTGTTGCCATCTTTGTGGGACCAGAGCTTGTGGCCGTACTTGCCTCCCTTGGGGTGCTTTTTGTGGCTTTTCTCATCCGTTTCAAGGCTGTCAAAAACGATCTCGTGGACATCTCTTCAAGTCTAGCGCCGTATGGATTTCTGTTACTTTTTGTGCTTCTCACAAGACTTTTCCCCCTCCCCTTTCTCAAAGCGTTTCCTTTTGTTCTCCGCTGGTCTTTTCAGGAACACACCATTGCCATCGAATGGCTTACAACACCGGGAACCCTCCTTTTCCTTGCCACACTGATTGGCAGCCTGTTTCAGAAAGCGTCATGGGGTGACATCACTGATGCTCTCAAACAAACGGTGACCAAACTTCGAACAAGTATGTTGACTATCATAAATATCGTCATCATGGCTAAAATCATGGGCAATACCCCTATGATCAGTGATCTCTCCTTTGCGCTCGCAAAAGCCACTGGCCCACTGTTCCCCTTTTTCTCACCCTTGTTGGGCGCACTGGGAACATTTGTCACAGGAAGTGATACAAGCTCCAATATTCTTTTTGGACGTCTCCAGCGAGATACTGCCCTGGGACTCTCGCTTGATCCTGTGTGGATAACGGCTGCAAACACCTCAGGGGCAACAGCTGGAAAAATGATTTCTCCTCAAAGTATCGCCGTCGCTTCTGCCGCCGTGGGACTCCATGGATCAGAGGGCAAGATTCTCTCACGCTCTCTCTGGTTCTGCATCGGATACGTATTTCTCTTAGGGGTATTAGTAGCCACAAAAAGCTGGCTGATAATAGGACACTAAAAAAATTGTCTTTTTTTGTTGTCCTTTATAATATAAGAAAAAAAGGAGAATGATTATGATCCCAAACCAATGGTATATTGTTCTCGAACCACAAGAGATTAAAAAGAATCAGCTTGTTGGTGTAACCCGTTTTGGAGAAAGGCTCGTTTTCTGGAGAAAAAGCGATGGAAGCCTTGTCTGTTTCCAGGATAAGTGTGTCCACCGAGGAGCATCTCTTGCGATTGGAGAACACCTTGGAAACGAGATCGCCTGTCCTTTTCACGGCTTTCGGTACGACGAAACAGGTCGTGTTACCCTGATCCCGGCCAATGGCAAATCTGCGCAAATAGCTTCTTATTTTCATATCAAAACCTACCCTGTTCGAGAGTACCTGGGCTGGGTTTTTCTCTGGTGGGGAGAAAAAGAACCAACAACAGAGCCTTTTTATTTTTCTGATATAGATGCAAGCTTTTCGTGGAAAAGCTCCCATCATCTCTGGCCTGTTCACTATAGTAGAGCCATCGAAAATCAGCTTGACCTTGTTCATCTCCCCTTTGTTCACAAGACAACGATCGGAAGGGGCAATCGTACACTTGTCAATGGTCCTGTGCAAGTCATCCAGGAAAATACTATCAGTTTCTGGGTGTACAATGAGGTTGATCATGGACAAACCCCCAAAAAAGCAAGTGAACTCCCTCCTCCTGATCCAACCCGCCAGCATATTCAATTCATCTTTCCCAACATGTGGCAAAACTACATCACCGAAAAAATGAGAATTCTTGTCGCTTTTGTCCCTGTCGATGAAACCCACACCCTTATTTACTTACGAACAGCCCAAAAGTTTGTAAAAACCCCCGGGATACGACAGATTGTAGACAGTCTTTCACTCTTTTTTAGCAAGATAGTGCTCCATCAAGATGAACGTGTGGTCATTACCCAGATTCCCGTGAAATCAGCCCTTCACATGGACGAAAAGCTTATCCCGGGAGATCTTCCCATCATCACCTACCGTCAAATGAGAGACAGGCTTCTCCAGGGATCATAAGACCTAACGTCCCTTTTCTTTTTGTTTTTTCTTGGCTTCCTCTTCCCTGCGTTTGAGGTCTGCCTCGAGTTTTTCGCGCCATTTCTCGACCGTTTTCTTCACTTCTATCATCTGGTCATTCTCACCCAGGATATTGTGAACCTTCATCAAGGCTTCCATCAAATTAATAGCTTTGTTCATGTCTATGGAATCCTGGGGAGTACTTAACTCATACTTCGTACGATACTTTTGTGCTGCTTTGTCAAGCATTTCTTTACAGTACTGGATCAGATCACGGATCTCCGCATAGTAAGGCACCCTAGGATCATTCATGGCAACTGTATAAACCTTGAAATTAATAAAATTTTTCATAACTGCAGCAAGATTTCCATACATCTCGACAAAATTCCATTTTACCTTGGAATTTTCCCCTTCCTCACGTTCAACCAGGGCAATCGAAAACTCGATTTTTTTAAAAAGATGAAGAAGCCTGGGGGGCGCCATCTCTGAAAGCTGAGAGAGTTTTTCGGCGTTTTCTGTCAAACCGAGATCGATGTGGCCCGAAACAATGGTCTCAAGGAGTTTTATAGCCTGATAAACATTTTTTCGTGCATTGGTGAGATAGAGATCGCTTTTTACTTCTTTGATCTGGACGCTGTAATCGTTCATTTTACAGTAGAGATTAACACTGTCAAGATAAAGATTGGCAGCTATTATGCGCTTATAGTAGCCTTCCGTGGTATTATTTCTTGTTCCTTCAGATTCAAACTTTTTAGCCTTTTTCAGAATAGCATCTACCTGGTCTTTGAGATCAGACACAACCGCATTAAATGCTTCAACCTTTTCCTTGGGGACCCGCTTAATCATACACTACCCCTCATTTATTTTGAAAAAATACGCAAATTCATTATACTATATATATCGGTAAAAGACAAATTTCTATGAGGAGTGTATGTTGGAGAAAGATCGCTTCTTTGAAAAGGTCATTGATAGGATTGATCATCTCGATAGAAATGGCCTCAAAAATCTCATTGAAAATCTCCAGCAAAAACAGCGGGTTCTTCAGCTTGTTTTTGAGGCTCTGGATGAAGGGATTATCATCACGGCAGAAGATCGGGTTGTCACCATGAATAACGTAGCCAGAATCATCCTGGGATACAAGAGTCGCCAATACGGAAATTTTCAGGAAATGGATAAATACATCGCTAATTGGGGACTCTGGAATATTCTCAAGTTCCTCCACGGGGAAGAAGATATCCGCAAAGAATTTACCATACATCAACAACAAGAACCGAAGTACTACCTCGTGGAAAAACGCACCATAGAGGATAATCTTGTCTTGTACAAACTCGTCGACCAAACAGAAAAAAAGAAACTCCAATTCCAGCTCAAAAATATCGAATCCGTGGCTGCTCTCAACACCCTCGCATCCGGTATAGCCCATGAGATCAAAAATCCCCTCACCGCCATAGACCTCCATACCCAGCTTATCCAGCGCGCCGTACAAAAAAACCTCGTCTGTCTTGATGAAAGCATACTCCAATACATTAAAACAATCTCTCATGAAACCAAACGTCTCAACCAAATTTTAAATGATTTCCTCCTCGCTGCCCGTCCACGCCAGCTCAAACTCTCCTTCGAAGATATCAATAGCTTCGTTCAAGAGCTTCTTTTGCTTGTCAAGCCCGAACTTGAAGAAAAAAACATCGCTCTCAGAGAAGAATACCAGAATATTCCTAAAAACTTTATCGACAAGGATTATCTCAAACAAGCCATTTTGAACCTCATCAAGAATGCCATGGATGCCATGGAAAAAAGCTCTCTCAAGATTCTCACGGTAAGAACCTGGTACGACAATGGACGAGATTCAACAGCCATAGAGATTGCTGATACAGGATGCGGTATCTCACCGGACCAGATCCAGAAAATCTTTGAACCCTACTATACCACCAAGGAATATGGCACAGGTCTTGGACTCACCATCACCTACAAGATCATCAAAGAACATCAGGGAGAAATCCAGATTCAATCAAAACCAGGAGAAGGCACAAGTTTTACAGTTTACATCCCCATTCACAAAGGCCACAAACTTCTCGACAGACCTCTCTAAATTTTCCCCATTTTTTGTTTCAATTGACAAAGAAAACAGATCTCCGTGGTTGTAGGTTCCCCACAAACTTTACAAAGGGCAAGCGAAACCCCCGTGCTTTTGAGTGGCTCATGAAGAAGGGGGGAAAGATTTTTCAGAAAACCTGTATAGAAGGTGATCTTTGTTCCTGGACGAGCCTCTTCCAGCTGCTGAAGGAAACGTTTGTTCTCAAGTGAAGACGCGTGAGTACTATAGGGACACTCAGGCTTGACATAAGAAATCCTATTGAAAATAGTGTAGAGGGCACTCTCCTTTTCAGAAACCAAACAAAGGGGTTTTACCTTTTTGAGAAACGGTCCCTGAGCCGCCAAAACAGGATACTGCTTCGCAAGATACTCCATATTCCAGTGGAGGGTATTGTTCCAGAGCACAGCCGTTTCATCGTCAAGATTATGCCCTGTCGCAAGCACCGTATACCCTTTTTCACGGGCGATGCGGTTCATGTAGTAACGTTTCACCGTACCACATACCGAACAGGGGGGTTTTCGTGTCCAGTTTCTCATCTCACCAATGGGAGCAAGCTCTTCACGCATATCGACCACATGAAGGGTTCGCCCAAGTCTGTTTGCAAGGGTCTGCGCATGCTCTCTCGATTCTGCCGAATACTCAGGGATACCAAGATCAATGTAGAGTCCGTCAGCCTCATACCCCAGCCTGTGAAGTAAAAACCATAACCCCAGGCTGTCCTTGCCCCCTGAAACAGCCACAAGAATTTTATCTTCGCATGTAAACATGCGGTATTTTTTTATCGTGTGGGCAACTCTTCCCTCAAGCCATTCAAGGAAGTGTTCGCGACAGAGCTTGAGATTGTAAGAAGGCAACACTACCTGAACAGGAAAATAAGTTTTTTTCGCCTTACAAATGGTACACTTTGGCGGGGTCATTTATCCTCCAGAAATAGCATTGATTACCTCAATAGATGAGGCTGAACTTATATCACGCCCTTCGTCCACCACCTCTCCATCACAAACCACAAAAGCATACACAGGGGAAAGTCCAATGGCCTGAAGAAGTTCCCCGGCTGTCATCTTCTTCGTTTCCTGTTGAAGGGTATGAATCTCTCCCCGATACTCATACCGTATCTCCACAAAATACCTCCTTAAAAAGTAGGTATAAAGTATAAGAGAAAGATAAGAAAAATTCAAATGAAAATAAGACACTTCTTTGGTTTTGTTTCTCCCCACCACCAGAAAAATCAAACTTCTCAACAAAAAACCTCTCCTTATTTACTCTAAAATCCACCCTCGGCTCCTTTTTCCCATGAAGCATTCTCCACCAACAGATTAAAAAAAAGCCCGGTTTTTGCCGGGCTTTTTATAAGACAGTCTCATTTCTCTACAGCTTTTCTGCCATCTTCAACACCAAAGCGTTAAAACGTGCCGGATCAGGAAGCGGTGTTCCTTCTGCAATCAAGGCATACCCCAGGAAAAGTTGAGCAAGATCCTCCAACCGAGCATCCTCTTTATTTTCCTCATAGATTCCCTTGAAACGTTCGAATAAGGGATGTTTTGGATTAATCTCAAGAATTCTCCGCTCATCACCAAAGGGATACTTTTCCCCGAGGATCTTTCGTACATGGGGACTAAACTCAAAAGCTTTGGTCATCACACAGGCAGGAGAATCCACAAGCTTGGTAGAAAACTTCACTTCACGTACATGATCTGAGAGAAGTGTCTGCAGCTTCTCTAAAAGGGGTTTATCCTCTTCACTTACCTCAGGGGCTTTCTCTTCAATCGGTTCCTTGTTGAGACAATGAAATTTTTTGCCCTGGAACTCATGAACCGCTGACATCATAAACTCATCAATCGGCTGGGTGAGAAAAAGTACTTCATACCCCTTATCCTTGACGGCTTCCATATAGGGAGAGGTCTCCAGTACCCTGCGGGATTCACCCGTGAGATAATATATCTCTTTTTGATCTTCTTTCATCCGTTTCACATACTCTTCGAGAGTAATCAGATCTTTGCCCGCAGAGGATTCAAAGAGAAGAAGAGAAAGAAGCTTTTCCTTGTTTTCATAATCGGCACCAATACCCTCTTTGACAATAACTCCAAACTCTTGCCAGAATTTCGTATACTTTTCTCTATCCTTCTCTTGCATATCCAGGAGGGTATCCAGGATCTTTTTCACAAGACGTTTACGGACCTGGAGAATCGTCTTATCCTGTTGAAGCATCTCTCGAGAAATATTGAGCGAAAGATCAGGAGAATCCACTACCCCTGCTACAAACCTCAAGTAACGAGGTAAAAGCATGTCCACATTCTCCTGAATCAACACACGCTTTACATAGAGATTTACCTTGGGTTCAAAAGACTGATAAAAGATATCAAAAGGAACACGAGATGGAATAAAAAGCAGAGCTTGAAACTCTACGGTCCCCTCCCCCTGCAAAGTAATCGTAGCGAGAGGATTTTCCCAATCATGGGTCAAATGCTTGTAAAAATCGTGATACTCATCCTCAGAAACCTCTGACGGTTTTCTCGTCCAGAGCGGTTTCATCGAGTTGAGGGTCTCTTCCACCTCTTTTTTCTCTTTGTTTTCCTCACGGATGACTTTCATTTTAATAGGGTAGGAGATAAAATCAGAATACCGTTTCACAATTCTGCGGATCACATCCTCCCGTGTAAAATCCTCTATACCATTCTCCTCATCAACAGGCTTGAGATGAATCACAATTCTCGTCCCTATCGTGTCTTTCTCCACAGGTTCGATGGTAAATTCACCCTTTCCATCAGAAACCCAGTGGTACCCCTGAGTTTCACCTGCCTTCCTCGTAAAAACCTCTACCCTCTCTGCGACCATAAACATCGAATAAAATCCAACCCCAAACTGACCAATCAATTCTGAGGCAGGGGTATTCTTTTCCTTGATCTGCTGGAGAAACTCTTTTGTACCCGAACGTGCAATAGTTCCCAAATTGTTCACCAGTTCATCGTGATTCATCCCTACACCAGAGTCCTCAATAACAAGAACTCTCTTTTCTGAATCCCTGTCTATCCTTATCTCAAAAACATGCCCCTCAGGAAGATTAACAGCATTGGTTAGAGAAAGAAGCCTCAGTTTGTCTAACGCATCAGAAGCGTTTGAGAGAAGCTCTCTAAGAAAAACCTCTTTTTGAGAATAGATGGCATGCACCATGAGGTCAAGAAGTTCTCTACTCTCTGCTTGAAATGAATAACGCTCCATAGTTTACTCCTTTTGTTTTTTTATAAATATACAAAATTTGAAAGCACAAAGTCAATTCAATTCTCTTTTATCCAAAAACTTTTCATTTTCTCCTTTTTTTGTTGAAAATTCACTCAATATTACCTATAATAAATAGTTGAAAACACAAAAAACCAAGGAGGAAAACATGGTAGAAGCATTTGAAAAATTTAAGAAAGAAGCCAAGGATCGAATGGATAAAGCATTAAGCCACTTTATGGAAGAACTCAAACATGTGAAAACAGGCCGCGCCAGCATTGGGATGGTAGAAGACATCCGTTTTGATTACTATGGGACACCAACTCCCATTCGTCAGGCAGCATCCCTAAATACTCCAGATCCCCACACTATCGTTATCGATGCATGGGACAAAAGCATCCTTAAAAACATAGAAAAAGGTATTAATGATGCTAATCTTGGTTTTACTGTGGTTAACGACGGTAAAGTCCTTCGTGTAGCCATACCACCTCTCACCGAAGATTCCAAAAAAGCACTTGTGAAAAAGATAAAAGAAATGGGAGAGGAGATCAAGGTTACTATCCGCAATGAGCGTCGTGATATCAACAACCATATCAAAGAACTTGTCAAAGGTGGACATATTAGTGAAGACGATGAAAGAAGAGAACTTGACGCCATACAAAAGATTACCGACGATCATATCAAACATATCGACGAGCTTGTAGAAAAGAAAGCCAAAGAGATTATGGAATTCTAAAAGACCATGAAATTTTTTGGTTATACTCTCTATCCAGAGAAATTCCCCCGCCACGTTGCCTTTATCATGGATGGCAACGGGCGGTGGGCTCGTCAACGTTTTCTTCCACGAAATGAAGGACATAAAAAAGGATACGAAACCCTTAAACGAATCATTGAATTTAACGAAAATCTTCAAATCCCGTATATCAGCGCCTATGCCTTTTCGACAGAAAACTGGGAAAGACCCAGAGAGGAAGTAGACTTCCTGATGGACATGGCTGCCAAAGTGATTGACGAATATGTAGACCGTATGAAAGAAAAGAACATTCGTTTTTGTTATACAGGAAGCTTCGAAAGGATTAGCCCACGGCTTCGCCAAAAGTTCGAACACGCCATAGACAGTACAAAAAATGGGCGCTATGTCTTTAATATTGTCTTTAACTATGGGGGAAGAAAAGAAATAACCGACGCTGCAAAAAAAATTGCTCTCGATATTCAAAAGGGAAAACTTTCTCCTGAAGAAATTTCAGAAAACATATTCGAACAGTACCTGTATTCCCCAGATATTCCGCCGGTAGATCTCCTCATCCGCACCAGTGGAGAACAGAGGATAAGTAATTTCTTGTTATGGGAATCTGCCTATGCGGAGTTATATTTTACTTCTAAACTCTGGCCAGACTTTTCGCCAAAAGACTTTTGCAAGGCCCTTGCCGATTATCAAAAGCGCCAGAGACGATTTGGAAAAATCTAACGAGAGGAGAAAAATATGCGAGAAAGGTTCATTGTGGCTCTGGTCCTTATCCCCATCGGGGCTTTTTTTGTTTTCACAAGCTTCTGGAATAATTTTCTTTTTTTCCTTGCTTTTCTGGTTGTTTCTCTTTTCATTAACTATGAAGTAGCAAGTCTTTTGGAAAAAAGAGGCTTTCACTTCTACTTATGGACTAACTCCATTCTTGTTACTCTCAGCACGCTCTCTTACTACCTCTTTAGTCTCCAAATTTATGATCTTGGATACTTTTACGTCATTCAAATACTTCTCCTCTCTCTTTCTTTTTTAATCACCTTCTTTCTCGAATCGCTGCAAGGAAAGTTCGAAGATGCCCCTACCAACCTGGGAATGTCTCTTGCTATGTACATTTTGACTGGTATATTTTTCCCTTTTCTCATTCTCTTAAAAGCTCAGGATCGCACAGGCTGGCTCGTTTTTCTCCCTCTCTTTCTCACCTGGATAGGAGATGCCGGGGGCTACTTTGCAGGAAAACTCTTTGGGAACCATAAACTCTCTTTTCTTTCCAGTCCAAACAAAACCATCGAAGGCTATGCTGGTGTTCTCTTTGTGACCCTGGCGGCTACGATTGGATGTTTTGGTCTTCAAAGGTGGTTTCATACATCCACAAATCTGTCTCTGTTACAGTTTCTTTTGCTGGGTATAATGATAAGCATTGCAGGAAGTATTGGTGATCTGGCTGAATCAACAATCAAACGTTGGTCTAAAGCAAAAGATTCTGGCTCTTTGCTACCTGGACATGGTGGTTTTTTTGACAGGTTTGATTCAGTCCTCTTCTCCACTCCCGTGTTTTATATCATTCTGAAACTCATGGGATACTAAATAGTACGCTCTTTTAAAATATAATCCGGAAGCCGGTACTGCCTTTTTCAAAAAAGAGGAAAGATCCCTTTCGGCACCGAGGGCTTTCTCAATCTCAGAGAGAGAAAGTTGCCCCTTAGCCGCCTGAAGGGTGATACCTACCAGAGTACGAATCATACCCCGCAAAAATCCATTTCCCTTGATAAAGAAAAAAAGCCACTGCCCCTTTTCCACAGCTCGAAAGTAAAAAATCTTCCGGGTAAAATTTATCTTTGAGGCTTCTTTTCCATACCCATAACACAAAAAACGAAAATCATGTTCTCCCTCAATAAGTTTACAAACCTTTTTCACCATTTCATAATCCAGGGGATCACGATCCCAATACACATAAGAACAAAGAAACGGATACAAAAATGATCCCCTCCATACTATATAAACATACTCTCTGGCAAAAGCAC
This sequence is a window from Thermospira aquatica. Protein-coding genes within it:
- a CDS encoding phosphatidate cytidylyltransferase, whose protein sequence is MRERFIVALVLIPIGAFFVFTSFWNNFLFFLAFLVVSLFINYEVASLLEKRGFHFYLWTNSILVTLSTLSYYLFSLQIYDLGYFYVIQILLLSLSFLITFFLESLQGKFEDAPTNLGMSLAMYILTGIFFPFLILLKAQDRTGWLVFLPLFLTWIGDAGGYFAGKLFGNHKLSFLSSPNKTIEGYAGVLFVTLAATIGCFGLQRWFHTSTNLSLLQFLLLGIMISIAGSIGDLAESTIKRWSKAKDSGSLLPGHGGFFDRFDSVLFSTPVFYIILKLMGY
- the truA gene encoding tRNA pseudouridine(38-40) synthase TruA; the protein is MNVRLDISYDGSLFSGWQRQKKQPSVQETVEQALGKILGENVRVWGCGRTDAGAHAFCYTLHFHCDNMQFPVEVLPRLLDSKLPESVKVLRAMEVEEDFHARFSAFAREYVYIVWRGSFLYPFLCSYVYWDRDPLDYEMVKKVCKLIEGEHDFRFLCYGYGKEASKINFTRKIFYFRAVEKGQWLFFFIKGNGFLRGMIRTLVGITLQAAKGQLSLSEIEKALGAERDLSSFLKKAVPASGLYFKRAYYLVSHEFQNDIKHGSGEED
- the frr gene encoding ribosome recycling factor, translated to MVEAFEKFKKEAKDRMDKALSHFMEELKHVKTGRASIGMVEDIRFDYYGTPTPIRQAASLNTPDPHTIVIDAWDKSILKNIEKGINDANLGFTVVNDGKVLRVAIPPLTEDSKKALVKKIKEMGEEIKVTIRNERRDINNHIKELVKGGHISEDDERRELDAIQKITDDHIKHIDELVEKKAKEIMEF
- the uppS gene encoding polyprenyl diphosphate synthase yields the protein MKFFGYTLYPEKFPRHVAFIMDGNGRWARQRFLPRNEGHKKGYETLKRIIEFNENLQIPYISAYAFSTENWERPREEVDFLMDMAAKVIDEYVDRMKEKNIRFCYTGSFERISPRLRQKFEHAIDSTKNGRYVFNIVFNYGGRKEITDAAKKIALDIQKGKLSPEEISENIFEQYLYSPDIPPVDLLIRTSGEQRISNFLLWESAYAELYFTSKLWPDFSPKDFCKALADYQKRQRRFGKI
- the htpG gene encoding molecular chaperone HtpG, with amino-acid sequence MERYSFQAESRELLDLMVHAIYSQKEVFLRELLSNASDALDKLRLLSLTNAVNLPEGHVFEIRIDRDSEKRVLVIEDSGVGMNHDELVNNLGTIARSGTKEFLQQIKEKNTPASELIGQFGVGFYSMFMVAERVEVFTRKAGETQGYHWVSDGKGEFTIEPVEKDTIGTRIVIHLKPVDEENGIEDFTREDVIRRIVKRYSDFISYPIKMKVIREENKEKKEVEETLNSMKPLWTRKPSEVSEDEYHDFYKHLTHDWENPLATITLQGEGTVEFQALLFIPSRVPFDIFYQSFEPKVNLYVKRVLIQENVDMLLPRYLRFVAGVVDSPDLSLNISREMLQQDKTILQVRKRLVKKILDTLLDMQEKDREKYTKFWQEFGVIVKEGIGADYENKEKLLSLLLFESSAGKDLITLEEYVKRMKEDQKEIYYLTGESRRVLETSPYMEAVKDKGYEVLFLTQPIDEFMMSAVHEFQGKKFHCLNKEPIEEKAPEVSEEDKPLLEKLQTLLSDHVREVKFSTKLVDSPACVMTKAFEFSPHVRKILGEKYPFGDERRILEINPKHPLFERFKGIYEENKEDARLEDLAQLFLGYALIAEGTPLPDPARFNALVLKMAEKL
- a CDS encoding two-component system sensor histidine kinase NtrB → MLEKDRFFEKVIDRIDHLDRNGLKNLIENLQQKQRVLQLVFEALDEGIIITAEDRVVTMNNVARIILGYKSRQYGNFQEMDKYIANWGLWNILKFLHGEEDIRKEFTIHQQQEPKYYLVEKRTIEDNLVLYKLVDQTEKKKLQFQLKNIESVAALNTLASGIAHEIKNPLTAIDLHTQLIQRAVQKNLVCLDESILQYIKTISHETKRLNQILNDFLLAARPRQLKLSFEDINSFVQELLLLVKPELEEKNIALREEYQNIPKNFIDKDYLKQAILNLIKNAMDAMEKSSLKILTVRTWYDNGRDSTAIEIADTGCGISPDQIQKIFEPYYTTKEYGTGLGLTITYKIIKEHQGEIQIQSKPGEGTSFTVYIPIHKGHKLLDRPL
- a CDS encoding aromatic ring-hydroxylating oxygenase subunit alpha, which encodes MIPNQWYIVLEPQEIKKNQLVGVTRFGERLVFWRKSDGSLVCFQDKCVHRGASLAIGEHLGNEIACPFHGFRYDETGRVTLIPANGKSAQIASYFHIKTYPVREYLGWVFLWWGEKEPTTEPFYFSDIDASFSWKSSHHLWPVHYSRAIENQLDLVHLPFVHKTTIGRGNRTLVNGPVQVIQENTISFWVYNEVDHGQTPKKASELPPPDPTRQHIQFIFPNMWQNYITEKMRILVAFVPVDETHTLIYLRTAQKFVKTPGIRQIVDSLSLFFSKIVLHQDERVVITQIPVKSALHMDEKLIPGDLPIITYRQMRDRLLQGS
- a CDS encoding TIGR00269 family protein is translated as MTPPKCTICKAKKTYFPVQVVLPSYNLKLCREHFLEWLEGRVAHTIKKYRMFTCEDKILVAVSGGKDSLGLWFLLHRLGYEADGLYIDLGIPEYSAESREHAQTLANRLGRTLHVVDMREELAPIGEMRNWTRKPPCSVCGTVKRYYMNRIAREKGYTVLATGHNLDDETAVLWNNTLHWNMEYLAKQYPVLAAQGPFLKKVKPLCLVSEKESALYTIFNRISYVKPECPYSTHASSLENKRFLQQLEEARPGTKITFYTGFLKNLSPLLHEPLKSTGVSLALCKVCGEPTTTEICFLCQLKQKMGKI
- a CDS encoding ubiquitin family protein, whose protein sequence is MEIRYEYRGEIHTLQQETKKMTAGELLQAIGLSPVYAFVVCDGEVVDEGRDISSASSIEVINAISGG
- a CDS encoding L-lactate permease; protein product: MNIPFWLKILFAFLPFLWLFTGILGTPLKTHTVTFLALLVTTLLAFVGWQADPALVGISYLEGLVMAVVPIIWVILAAVFTYELSVKTKSINKLQNFLSRLSPEPAIQAVIIAFGFGGFLESVAGFGTAVAIPTAMLVGMGFSPLRAVLLSLVANSVPVAFGALGIPVIVLSRITELSLASLTQAIAWQLFIFSLLIPIVLVLISEWKKLPPLSVWIQAFFFGVIFTFIQTAVAIFVGPELVAVLASLGVLFVAFLIRFKAVKNDLVDISSSLAPYGFLLLFVLLTRLFPLPFLKAFPFVLRWSFQEHTIAIEWLTTPGTLLFLATLIGSLFQKASWGDITDALKQTVTKLRTSMLTIINIVIMAKIMGNTPMISDLSFALAKATGPLFPFFSPLLGALGTFVTGSDTSSNILFGRLQRDTALGLSLDPVWITAANTSGATAGKMISPQSIAVASAAVGLHGSEGKILSRSLWFCIGYVFLLGVLVATKSWLIIGH